From Streptomyces sp. NBC_01754, a single genomic window includes:
- a CDS encoding MerR family transcriptional regulator, with protein MRIGELSQYTGVSPRSLRYYEEQGLLTSSRSGSGQRHYSAAAVQRVSLIRQLFDAGMSSRVIATVLPCVDVPGDLGIAEETFTAMMRERDRIDADIAHLIETRDALDVLIRGNSRHRAELSTGVEPVARSD; from the coding sequence ATGCGGATCGGCGAGCTGTCCCAGTACACGGGCGTGAGTCCGCGCTCATTGCGGTACTACGAAGAGCAGGGCCTGCTGACCAGTTCACGCTCCGGTTCCGGGCAGCGTCACTATTCCGCTGCGGCGGTCCAGCGCGTGTCGCTCATCCGACAGCTGTTCGACGCGGGTATGTCCAGCCGGGTGATCGCGACTGTGCTGCCGTGTGTGGACGTCCCGGGTGACCTGGGAATCGCCGAGGAGACGTTCACGGCGATGATGCGCGAGCGCGACCGGATCGACGCCGACATCGCGCACCTGATCGAGACCCGGGACGCACTTGACGTGCTGATCAGAGGCAACAGCCGGCACCGGGCGGAGCTGTCCACGGGCGTGGAACCGGTGGCGCGGTCGGACTGA
- a CDS encoding NADP-dependent oxidoreductase, with protein sequence MGQAWGFGRYGGPEVQEFFERPDPVPGRGEVLIRVDVAGVNPLDHILRSGLVDALDSGRPFPRVLGMEAAGTVLALGEDVDGLEVGDAVFGFALTGGGTYAETTVLSAPNTARIPEGLSATVAATLPVAGTTAVDVLDQLGLPAGATVLVNGVGGGVGLAVARLAVGRELRVIGTGSTTKREHAEDIGVRFIDYTAEDAVAAARELVPDGFDGIVDLVGGTSLRTVAPLARDPRQVIAVGDMSVPDLGGRFVERRLDRENLERSARLALDGLLAPVITAVHPLSDAPAALAGVENGHTAGKVVIKVA encoded by the coding sequence ATGGGGCAGGCGTGGGGTTTCGGCAGGTATGGCGGGCCCGAGGTCCAGGAGTTCTTCGAACGTCCCGATCCCGTCCCCGGTCGCGGTGAGGTGCTGATCCGGGTCGACGTCGCCGGGGTCAATCCCCTCGACCACATACTGCGCTCGGGTCTGGTCGACGCGCTCGACAGCGGGCGTCCGTTTCCCCGCGTGCTGGGCATGGAGGCAGCGGGAACCGTTCTCGCCCTGGGTGAGGACGTCGACGGGCTCGAGGTGGGTGACGCGGTCTTCGGCTTCGCGCTCACCGGCGGCGGCACCTACGCCGAGACGACGGTGCTGTCCGCGCCGAACACCGCGCGCATCCCGGAGGGGCTGTCCGCGACGGTGGCGGCAACCCTGCCAGTGGCCGGGACGACCGCGGTGGACGTGCTCGACCAGCTCGGTCTCCCGGCCGGTGCCACGGTCCTGGTCAACGGGGTCGGGGGCGGGGTCGGCCTCGCCGTCGCGCGGCTGGCCGTCGGGCGCGAGCTGCGTGTGATCGGCACCGGGAGTACCACCAAACGCGAGCACGCCGAGGACATCGGGGTGCGGTTCATCGACTATACCGCCGAGGACGCCGTCGCCGCGGCACGCGAGCTGGTACCGGACGGCTTCGACGGGATCGTCGACCTGGTCGGAGGCACCTCGCTGCGGACGGTCGCTCCGCTGGCCCGGGATCCCCGCCAGGTCATCGCTGTGGGTGATATGTCTGTGCCCGATCTCGGTGGGCGTTTCGTCGAGCGTCGCCTCGACCGGGAGAACCTGGAGCGGTCGGCCCGGCTGGCCCTCGACGGACTCCTCGCACCCGTGATCACCGCGGTCCATCCGCTCTCCGACGCCCCGGCCGCCCTCGCCGGCGTCGAGAACGGTCACACTGCGGGCAAGGTTGTCATCAAGGTGGCATGA
- a CDS encoding DNA polymerase III subunit beta family protein, protein MRSIGEMARDSGLGVSALRFYDGAGVLVPAWVDPVSGYRWYGPEQLEEARLLARLRRAGMPLPDVRLVLASWSGADTDLVRKLLTAHLRRLEQGLSEARSEFSALRVLVDHRENSMTSLRSATVRLTVAAPGLAAALDSVRFAASADPELPMLGGVLFDIEGESLHVVTTDRYRMAVARARTAGHDGSRVQVIVPTALADAMRALLDVSGPVRLRVDGARVALEAGSGEAAGQCLDHDFPDYRRLLPQVVGRRALVEVAAFRQALGAGRARSGEAGARDLSVLRVEDGGTVTLCTEGSEEPDRVALDRGFLLDALTAGARDQLILELGTPTAPIAIRRPDDENTFSILMPVRLED, encoded by the coding sequence ATGCGCAGCATCGGCGAGATGGCCCGTGACAGCGGCTTGGGCGTGAGCGCCCTGCGGTTCTACGACGGTGCCGGTGTGCTGGTGCCGGCCTGGGTGGATCCGGTGAGCGGCTACCGCTGGTACGGGCCCGAGCAGCTGGAGGAGGCCCGGCTGCTGGCCCGCCTGCGCCGGGCCGGTATGCCTCTGCCGGACGTCCGGCTGGTGCTGGCCAGCTGGTCCGGTGCGGACACCGATCTCGTCCGGAAGCTGCTGACGGCACACCTGCGCCGCCTGGAACAGGGTCTGTCCGAGGCCCGCAGCGAGTTCTCCGCACTCCGAGTACTGGTCGATCACAGGGAGAATTCCATGACGTCGCTCCGCAGCGCCACCGTCCGGCTGACCGTCGCCGCGCCCGGACTGGCGGCCGCGCTGGACTCGGTCCGTTTCGCGGCGAGCGCCGACCCGGAGCTGCCGATGCTCGGCGGGGTCCTGTTCGACATCGAGGGTGAGAGCCTCCACGTGGTGACCACCGACCGGTACCGGATGGCCGTCGCGCGGGCCCGTACCGCCGGGCACGACGGCAGCCGAGTACAGGTCATCGTGCCCACCGCGCTCGCCGACGCGATGCGGGCGCTGCTGGACGTCTCGGGACCCGTGCGGCTCCGGGTCGACGGTGCCCGCGTGGCGTTGGAGGCCGGGAGCGGGGAGGCGGCCGGCCAGTGCCTCGACCATGACTTCCCCGACTACCGCCGTCTCCTGCCCCAGGTCGTGGGGCGCCGCGCCCTCGTCGAGGTGGCGGCCTTCCGGCAGGCCCTGGGGGCCGGTCGCGCCCGTTCCGGGGAAGCCGGAGCACGCGATCTCAGCGTGCTCAGGGTGGAGGACGGCGGCACGGTGACCCTCTGTACCGAGGGTTCCGAAGAGCCGGACCGCGTGGCCCTCGACCGCGGGTTCCTGCTGGACGCGCTGACCGCCGGGGCCCGGGACCAGCTGATTCTGGAGCTCGGCACGCCCACAGCACCGATCGCGATCCGCCGGCCCGACGACGAGAACACCTTCTCGATCCTGATGCCGGTCCGCCTGGAGGACTGA
- a CDS encoding TetR/AcrR family transcriptional regulator yields MARTKEFDPDAALRSALELFWRRGYEATSMADLVEHLGIGRASLYATFGNKRELYLKAMDRYSEGRDPLLLAELSRPGPALPAVRAVIRRFASEATSPEHRLRGCLITNTAAELAPHDAEAARRVETGWEHLESSLHSALVRAQAQGELREDRDPRALARMLLVLLQGIRVVGKASSDPARVRDAAEQALTLLD; encoded by the coding sequence GTGGCCAGGACCAAGGAATTCGATCCGGACGCCGCGCTGCGGTCAGCCCTCGAACTGTTCTGGCGGCGCGGCTACGAAGCGACGTCGATGGCCGACCTCGTCGAACACCTCGGCATCGGCCGCGCCAGCCTCTACGCCACCTTCGGCAACAAGCGCGAGCTGTATCTGAAGGCCATGGACCGGTACTCCGAGGGGCGCGATCCGCTCCTCCTCGCCGAACTGTCCCGGCCGGGCCCCGCGCTGCCCGCGGTGCGGGCGGTGATACGCCGCTTCGCCTCGGAGGCCACCTCCCCCGAACACCGGCTGCGCGGCTGCCTCATCACCAACACCGCGGCCGAACTGGCCCCGCACGACGCCGAGGCCGCCCGGCGGGTCGAGACCGGCTGGGAACACCTCGAATCCTCGTTGCACTCCGCGCTCGTACGAGCCCAGGCCCAGGGCGAACTGCGCGAGGACCGCGACCCCCGCGCACTGGCCCGCATGCTGCTCGTCCTGCTCCAGGGCATACGGGTCGTCGGCAAGGCGTCCAGCGATCCGGCCAGGGTGCGGGACGCGGCCGAGCAGGCGCTGACCCTGCTGGACTGA
- a CDS encoding MFS transporter, giving the protein MTEGRRGRQLTAKWQTFKGLTPALKSLIGLSFVVALGSYMVTPFIGVLMVQAVGLDIRVAGSLVAVATFIQFGGSILGSTVVDRLGLKRTMVLALTLRTAGLVLLGLAVVAHWAAYPAVVLVAAGPALYLPANKAYIVTSVSDELRPLFLGVSSAALNAGMGIGPLLAALLIDADPVLLLVGLAGLFALITAAHQITLEPVECRSAAPPAVPGTGTATGKRAALRGALRPVLFTALAFYLYFFFQSFMGLYAAGVSDIQVLGWVMLLNCAMVVLLQPPLADRIASADYRLLVAGSFGLMALGMAGMALGGLLALLAGTALFTLGEIFLFLRCDLELVDRVPGNPTLAFGVQRLAAGVGGLLAGVVGGFLFAHYESAGDLGTFWLAVAGQCAGAALLALLLAGRRRPAVPEPVAAGTVAAP; this is encoded by the coding sequence GTGACGGAAGGACGTCGCGGCAGGCAGCTCACCGCGAAATGGCAGACCTTCAAGGGCCTCACCCCCGCCCTCAAGTCGCTGATCGGCCTGTCCTTCGTCGTCGCCCTCGGCAGCTACATGGTCACGCCGTTCATCGGGGTGCTCATGGTCCAGGCGGTCGGCCTGGACATCCGGGTGGCGGGGAGCCTGGTGGCCGTGGCCACCTTCATCCAGTTCGGCGGCAGCATCCTCGGGAGCACGGTCGTGGACCGGCTCGGTCTCAAACGGACCATGGTGCTCGCGCTCACCCTGCGTACGGCCGGCCTGGTCCTGCTCGGGCTGGCCGTCGTGGCGCACTGGGCCGCGTACCCGGCCGTCGTCCTGGTCGCCGCCGGTCCGGCGCTGTACCTCCCGGCGAACAAGGCGTACATCGTCACCAGCGTCTCCGACGAACTGCGCCCGCTCTTCCTCGGGGTGAGCAGCGCCGCGCTCAACGCGGGCATGGGGATCGGGCCGCTGCTCGCCGCGCTGCTGATCGACGCCGACCCGGTGCTGCTGCTCGTCGGCCTCGCCGGACTCTTCGCGCTGATCACCGCGGCCCACCAGATCACCCTCGAACCCGTCGAGTGCCGGTCGGCCGCGCCCCCGGCGGTGCCCGGAACGGGGACGGCCACCGGGAAGCGGGCGGCGCTGCGCGGCGCGCTGCGCCCGGTGCTCTTCACCGCCCTCGCCTTCTACCTCTACTTCTTCTTCCAGAGCTTCATGGGCCTGTACGCGGCAGGGGTCTCCGACATCCAGGTCCTCGGCTGGGTGATGCTCCTCAACTGCGCCATGGTGGTGCTGCTCCAGCCCCCGCTCGCCGACCGCATCGCGTCCGCCGATTACCGTCTGCTGGTTGCCGGTTCGTTCGGCCTGATGGCGCTCGGCATGGCGGGCATGGCTCTCGGCGGCCTCCTGGCCCTGCTGGCCGGCACCGCCCTCTTCACCCTCGGCGAGATCTTCCTCTTCCTCCGTTGCGACCTGGAACTCGTCGACCGCGTACCCGGCAACCCGACCCTCGCCTTCGGTGTCCAGCGGCTGGCCGCCGGTGTCGGCGGGCTCCTCGCGGGCGTCGTCGGCGGATTCCTCTTCGCCCACTACGAGAGCGCCGGCGACCTGGGCACGTTCTGGCTGGCGGTAGCGGGCCAGTGCGCGGGTGCGGCTCTGCTCGCCCTGCTGCTGGCCGGCCGCCGACGGCCCGCGGTCCCCGAACCGGTGGCGGCCGGAACGGTGGCGGCCCCGTGA
- a CDS encoding SDR family NAD(P)-dependent oxidoreductase has product MNRFTGRTVLVTGAGSGLGRAIALAFAAEGASVVAAGRTAASLEETVGLVRAAGGTAAAVTADVTDSGQLEDLVRESVTRFGGLDIAVNNAGTLRGTVPAGEVSEEDWDAVLRTNVTGVWLAMKHEIAHMRANGGGVVVNISSNLGAHLRVPNAAAYITSKAAVSALTRAAALDHIDEGIRINAVSPGASAAPMSLRPGETEAGRAERVKSQNPLGRLAEAEEVAAAVLYLASPAAGAVVGADLVVDSGSSA; this is encoded by the coding sequence ATGAACCGCTTCACAGGCAGGACCGTGCTCGTCACCGGCGCGGGTTCCGGTCTCGGCCGCGCGATCGCGCTCGCCTTCGCCGCCGAAGGGGCGTCCGTGGTCGCCGCGGGGCGCACCGCGGCCTCCCTGGAGGAGACGGTCGGCCTCGTCCGGGCGGCCGGCGGCACGGCGGCCGCCGTCACCGCCGATGTCACCGATTCCGGTCAGCTCGAGGACCTGGTACGCGAGAGCGTCACCCGCTTCGGCGGGCTCGACATCGCGGTCAACAACGCCGGGACACTGCGCGGCACCGTACCCGCGGGGGAGGTGAGCGAGGAGGACTGGGACGCGGTGCTGCGGACCAATGTCACCGGAGTCTGGCTGGCCATGAAGCACGAGATCGCGCACATGAGGGCGAACGGCGGTGGGGTCGTCGTCAACATCTCCTCCAACCTGGGCGCACACCTGCGTGTCCCGAACGCCGCCGCGTACATCACCTCGAAGGCGGCGGTCTCCGCGCTGACCCGTGCCGCCGCCCTCGACCACATCGACGAGGGCATCCGCATCAACGCGGTCAGCCCGGGCGCCTCAGCCGCCCCCATGTCGCTCCGGCCGGGCGAGACCGAGGCCGGCCGCGCCGAGCGGGTGAAGTCGCAGAACCCGCTCGGCCGGCTGGCCGAGGCCGAAGAAGTGGCGGCGGCGGTGCTCTACCTCGCCTCACCCGCGGCCGGCGCGGTGGTCGGCGCCGACCTGGTCGTCGACAGCGGTTCGTCAGCCTGA
- a CDS encoding VanZ family protein, whose amino-acid sequence MIPNVIMFMPLGFLLPLLRPGISRGRTVLTSALVSLGIEVTQLLEYVVFANGRAVDVNDLIANTLGGLLGYAALRTVQRTATTRAALDKLSPSPATGGPLSGPR is encoded by the coding sequence ATGATTCCCAATGTGATCATGTTCATGCCGCTCGGCTTTCTCCTCCCGCTGCTCCGTCCCGGCATCAGCCGCGGCCGCACCGTCCTGACCTCCGCTCTCGTCAGCCTGGGCATAGAGGTCACCCAACTGCTCGAGTACGTGGTCTTCGCCAACGGTCGCGCCGTGGATGTCAATGACCTGATCGCCAACACCCTCGGGGGCCTCCTCGGATACGCGGCCCTGCGCACCGTGCAGCGCACGGCCACCACACGCGCCGCGCTGGACAAGCTGTCTCCGTCGCCCGCAACCGGAGGACCACTGTCCGGGCCGAGATGA
- a CDS encoding response regulator transcription factor yields the protein MPSATGSAGSARSTPPGCGNPRLDGLDALRHLTRPHASHRPQVVIVTTFDDEDYLARAVEAGAGGFILKDSGPRLLAEAVRAAAAGDSLVSPSVTVRLLRRFRTVSSGPEPATQLSPREREVVVVLAEGLTNAEIATALSITVGTVKTHLTHVQAKLGARNRVEIAAWAWRSGLAGRGT from the coding sequence CTGCCGTCAGCAACGGGATCGGCTGGATCTGCCCGATCCACTCCGCCTGGTTGCGGTAATCCCCGCCTGGACGGTCTGGACGCCCTGCGCCACCTCACCCGGCCCCATGCCTCGCACCGGCCGCAGGTCGTGATCGTGACCACCTTCGACGACGAGGACTATCTGGCCCGCGCGGTGGAAGCGGGGGCCGGCGGATTCATCCTCAAGGACTCCGGCCCACGCCTGCTGGCGGAGGCGGTGCGTGCGGCCGCTGCCGGAGACTCGCTGGTCAGCCCCTCTGTCACCGTGCGGCTCCTGAGACGGTTCCGTACTGTCTCCTCCGGGCCGGAGCCCGCCACCCAGCTCTCTCCGCGCGAGAGGGAGGTCGTCGTGGTGCTGGCCGAGGGCCTGACCAACGCCGAGATCGCCACGGCCCTCTCCATCACCGTGGGCACCGTGAAAACGCACCTCACCCACGTCCAGGCCAAGCTCGGGGCAAGGAACCGCGTGGAGATCGCGGCCTGGGCCTGGCGTAGCGGGCTCGCCGGACGCGGTACATGA
- a CDS encoding sulfurtransferase produces the protein MSATTPTDTAGATAGPLVGADRPDALRGEGVVLFDASVGAHRGAAPRIPGARPFDLDGRLSDHTSTVPHTMPGAREFTEALRSLGVHDTDTVVVYDAQGVYSSARAWWMLRAMGLDRVAVLDGGLPAWIAAGHPVEQSPAAYDGPRGTFTARPRDGLIVGADAVAAALTDPAAAVLDARTRGRYAGTAPEPRPGLRGGHMPGSVSLPFGELQRDGGVMRPAHELRTAFEAAAGDRERLYFSCGSGVTACVLALGATLAGYRDLAVYDGSWSEWGRPSDRPVATGEDPDGSGAR, from the coding sequence ATGAGCGCGACGACACCCACCGACACCGCCGGCGCGACGGCCGGCCCGCTCGTCGGGGCCGACCGGCCGGACGCCCTGCGCGGGGAGGGCGTGGTCCTCTTCGACGCCTCGGTCGGCGCCCACCGGGGCGCGGCCCCACGCATCCCCGGGGCCCGCCCCTTCGACCTCGACGGGCGACTGTCCGACCACACCTCCACCGTGCCGCACACCATGCCCGGCGCCCGGGAGTTCACCGAGGCCCTGCGCTCGCTCGGGGTGCACGACACCGACACGGTCGTCGTCTACGACGCCCAGGGGGTCTACTCCAGCGCCCGTGCCTGGTGGATGCTGCGTGCCATGGGCCTCGACAGGGTCGCCGTCCTCGACGGCGGCCTGCCCGCCTGGATCGCGGCGGGCCACCCCGTCGAGCAGTCGCCCGCCGCGTACGACGGCCCGCGCGGCACCTTCACCGCCCGGCCCCGGGACGGACTGATCGTGGGTGCCGACGCGGTCGCCGCCGCCCTCACCGACCCGGCCGCCGCCGTCCTCGACGCACGGACCCGTGGGCGGTACGCCGGCACCGCGCCCGAGCCGCGCCCGGGCCTGCGGGGCGGCCATATGCCGGGTTCCGTCAGCCTCCCCTTCGGGGAGCTTCAGCGGGACGGCGGTGTGATGCGGCCGGCGCACGAGCTGCGCACGGCCTTCGAGGCGGCGGCCGGGGACCGTGAGCGGCTGTACTTCAGCTGCGGCTCGGGCGTCACCGCCTGTGTTCTCGCGCTCGGGGCCACCCTGGCCGGCTACCGCGACCTCGCCGTGTACGACGGCTCGTGGAGCGAGTGGGGCCGGCCCTCCGACCGGCCGGTGGCCACCGGCGAGGACCCCGACGGGAGCGGCGCGCGGTGA
- the metC gene encoding cystathionine beta-lyase, which translates to MNESTSSQETRFVHAGSDPRRQGGYVNPPVYRASTALYQDTAEMDASQADPLKRGTPVYGRFGTPTSRAFEEALTELEGGHAAVATCSGLSAITTAILAYVRAGDHILVSDSVYLPTRKFCDALAALGVETEYYAPAAGGPAIGELIRPRTRLLCLESPGSTTFDVQDVPAIAAVCRSRGVATLADNTWATPAFCRPLELGVDVVVHSATKYLTGHADSILGTIVCTRESYPVVRGAAIRLGQCAGADDAYLGLRGLRTLSVRMSRHQEHGLDLARWTADQEGVAAVLHPGLPGDPGHELWRRDFTGAPGLFGVELEPGFGKPDVDAMLDRLRVFGIGHSYGGYESLIVPADPVTHRLPGTWTGRGPLVRVHVGFEGLDDLKNDLRSGLAALRGRGGQRPTGGTPTATGTATGTATATAPQADEPLSTTRSAPTTAPAAGEAR; encoded by the coding sequence GTGAACGAGTCCACCTCCTCGCAGGAGACCCGGTTCGTGCACGCGGGCTCGGACCCCAGGCGGCAGGGCGGCTACGTCAACCCGCCCGTGTACCGCGCTTCCACCGCCCTCTACCAGGACACGGCCGAGATGGACGCCTCCCAGGCGGATCCGCTCAAGCGCGGCACGCCGGTCTACGGCCGTTTCGGCACCCCCACCAGCCGCGCCTTCGAGGAGGCGCTGACCGAACTGGAGGGCGGACACGCGGCGGTGGCGACCTGCTCCGGGCTCTCTGCGATCACCACCGCGATCCTCGCGTACGTCCGGGCCGGGGACCACATCCTCGTCAGCGACTCGGTCTACCTGCCGACCCGGAAGTTCTGCGATGCGCTCGCCGCCCTGGGGGTGGAGACCGAGTACTACGCCCCGGCCGCCGGCGGCCCCGCGATCGGGGAACTGATCCGCCCCCGGACCCGGTTGCTCTGCCTGGAGTCCCCGGGCTCCACCACCTTCGACGTACAGGACGTCCCGGCGATCGCCGCCGTCTGCCGGTCCCGGGGAGTGGCCACCCTCGCGGACAACACCTGGGCGACGCCCGCCTTCTGCCGCCCGCTGGAGCTGGGCGTGGACGTGGTGGTCCACTCCGCGACCAAATACCTGACGGGCCACGCGGACAGCATCCTGGGAACGATCGTCTGCACGCGGGAGAGCTACCCGGTCGTCCGAGGGGCGGCCATCCGGCTCGGCCAGTGCGCGGGTGCCGACGACGCCTACCTGGGGCTGCGCGGGCTGCGCACCCTGAGCGTACGGATGAGCCGGCACCAGGAGCACGGGCTGGATCTGGCGCGCTGGACCGCGGACCAGGAGGGCGTGGCGGCGGTCCTGCATCCGGGCCTGCCCGGGGACCCCGGCCACGAGTTGTGGCGCCGCGACTTCACCGGAGCGCCAGGACTGTTCGGCGTGGAACTGGAGCCGGGCTTCGGCAAGCCGGACGTCGACGCGATGCTCGACCGGCTGCGCGTCTTCGGTATCGGCCACAGCTACGGCGGCTACGAGAGCCTGATCGTGCCGGCCGACCCGGTCACCCACCGCCTGCCGGGCACGTGGACCGGACGCGGGCCGCTGGTCCGGGTACACGTCGGCTTCGAGGGCCTGGACGATCTGAAGAACGACCTGAGGAGCGGCCTCGCAGCCCTGAGGGGCAGGGGCGGACAGCGGCCCACCGGGGGCACGCCAACGGCGACGGGAACGGCGACGGGAACAGCGACGGCGACGGCACCTCAGGCTGACGAACCGCTGTCGACGACCAGGTCGGCGCCGACCACCGCGCCGGCCGCGGGTGAGGCGAGGTAG
- a CDS encoding radical SAM protein has protein sequence MPFKDIKPEDIHIYLDLDTKVGKNTCGQKCTHCWFVNYEKVYDKSFAMEEGPRILQGLQSHGYHVYPRYVDSFAYDGAFMRIYGPANNREFRQESDHKPTETMEKGDAWTSGRPLLADNWTELLDLAVENGYGTISITYHGVIDENLDVVDHKTYPVKGVFSGAETEEVLRRIAEYNKGVGPEDAFRVNIGVTVGRHNHGRTSLERYVHYFNELGVATVRFNNFTDHGGRHPELRLSREETEQAYRDFKWIHETLPLGFQLGVSEDFGTFGIKAMGFPGHVGWCRAGRQLFAAIPAQEEILSDGPEGRREKIGDVVGCVNTFEPHLGILVRTVTTGEAGESAAYDVEFDHEEIEAFTAKRLSGTYKDGCFATELSEELGLVSRVPARRRLPLLVADPRS, from the coding sequence ATGCCCTTCAAGGACATCAAGCCCGAGGACATCCACATCTACCTCGACCTCGACACGAAGGTCGGCAAGAACACCTGCGGCCAGAAGTGCACCCACTGCTGGTTCGTCAACTACGAGAAGGTCTACGACAAGTCCTTCGCCATGGAGGAAGGGCCCCGCATCCTCCAGGGCCTCCAGTCGCACGGCTACCACGTCTACCCCCGCTACGTGGACAGCTTCGCCTACGACGGTGCGTTCATGCGGATCTACGGTCCGGCGAACAACCGCGAGTTCCGGCAGGAGTCCGACCACAAGCCCACCGAGACGATGGAGAAGGGCGACGCCTGGACCAGCGGCCGCCCGCTGCTCGCCGACAACTGGACCGAGCTCCTCGACCTGGCGGTGGAGAACGGCTACGGCACCATCTCCATCACCTATCACGGCGTGATCGACGAGAACCTCGACGTCGTCGACCACAAGACGTACCCCGTCAAGGGCGTGTTCTCCGGCGCGGAGACCGAGGAGGTGCTGCGCCGCATAGCCGAGTACAACAAGGGCGTCGGCCCCGAGGACGCGTTCCGCGTGAACATCGGCGTCACCGTCGGCCGCCACAACCACGGCCGCACCTCACTGGAGCGCTACGTCCACTACTTCAACGAACTGGGCGTCGCCACCGTCCGCTTCAACAACTTCACCGACCACGGCGGACGCCACCCCGAACTCCGCCTCTCCCGCGAGGAGACGGAGCAGGCGTACCGGGACTTCAAGTGGATCCACGAGACGCTCCCGCTCGGTTTCCAGCTCGGTGTCAGCGAGGACTTCGGCACCTTCGGTATCAAGGCCATGGGCTTCCCCGGACACGTCGGCTGGTGCCGGGCCGGCCGGCAGCTGTTCGCCGCCATCCCCGCCCAGGAAGAGATCCTCTCGGACGGACCCGAGGGCCGGCGCGAGAAGATCGGCGACGTCGTCGGCTGCGTCAACACCTTCGAGCCGCACCTGGGGATCCTGGTCCGCACCGTCACCACCGGCGAGGCGGGCGAGAGCGCCGCCTACGACGTGGAGTTCGACCACGAGGAGATCGAGGCGTTCACCGCCAAACGGCTCTCCGGCACGTACAAGGACGGCTGCTTCGCCACCGAACTGTCCGAGGAACTCGGCCTGGTCTCCCGGGTCCCCGCGCGCCGCCGGCTGCCGCTGCTCGTCGCCGACCCCCGCTCCTGA
- a CDS encoding ATP-grasp domain-containing protein, with protein MRHILVFAKTPYAKTPYDRWLAGSDIVPVVVTASEYAAGYAHLPHVHAFDAYDTNQLVEKTALRLAREFAVEAVFARAEADIVRAAHLRELLGLPGQHVASALAFRDKVVMKDHLAGGAVEVPAYRRLDSAYSALGFIAEHGYPVVIKPVSESGSLGAVIVREEADLDAYLADPWRGAGEIEVFVPGQMYHVDGLVAGGEVVFVHPFRYLNDCLSFRDDDWVANLPLTPQDPSYDRLVKAARAVLAELPTPSQTAFHAEFWITPDDRLVFCEIASRTGGGMISAMVRQAFGIDLDREWLYAECGLPSTLGAPSYRPAGALCIPPRSGVLEHLPTAGQPECVREVALTGTVGQRFNGGVKSGLFLAGYVVGGDTEEDVAANLERVAGWFSDNTRWRPADSSGGTA; from the coding sequence ATGCGCCACATCCTCGTCTTCGCCAAGACCCCCTACGCCAAGACCCCGTACGACCGGTGGCTGGCCGGCTCGGACATCGTCCCGGTCGTCGTGACCGCGTCCGAGTACGCCGCCGGCTACGCCCACCTCCCGCACGTCCATGCCTTCGACGCGTACGACACCAACCAGCTGGTCGAGAAGACCGCGCTGCGCCTGGCCCGCGAGTTCGCGGTCGAGGCGGTCTTCGCCCGCGCCGAGGCCGACATCGTACGGGCCGCCCACCTGCGTGAACTCCTGGGACTGCCGGGCCAGCACGTCGCGAGCGCGCTCGCCTTCCGCGACAAGGTGGTCATGAAGGACCACCTCGCGGGCGGTGCCGTGGAGGTGCCCGCCTACCGGCGGCTCGACTCGGCCTACAGCGCCCTCGGGTTCATCGCCGAGCACGGCTACCCGGTCGTGATCAAACCGGTGTCCGAGTCGGGATCGCTGGGCGCGGTGATCGTTCGCGAGGAGGCGGACCTCGACGCCTACCTGGCGGACCCGTGGCGGGGGGCCGGCGAGATCGAGGTGTTCGTCCCCGGCCAGATGTACCACGTGGACGGGCTGGTGGCCGGGGGTGAGGTGGTCTTCGTCCACCCCTTCCGCTACCTCAACGACTGCCTGTCCTTCCGGGACGACGACTGGGTGGCCAACCTCCCGCTCACCCCGCAGGACCCGTCGTACGACCGGTTGGTCAAGGCGGCGCGTGCGGTCCTGGCCGAGCTGCCGACCCCCTCGCAGACCGCCTTCCACGCCGAGTTCTGGATCACGCCCGACGACCGGCTGGTCTTCTGCGAGATCGCCAGCCGTACCGGCGGCGGCATGATCAGCGCGATGGTCCGGCAGGCGTTCGGGATCGATCTGGACAGGGAGTGGCTGTACGCGGAGTGCGGCCTGCCCTCGACCCTGGGCGCCCCCTCGTACCGGCCCGCCGGGGCACTGTGCATCCCGCCGCGCAGCGGGGTGCTCGAACACCTGCCGACGGCCGGACAGCCGGAGTGCGTCCGCGAGGTGGCACTGACCGGGACGGTCGGCCAGCGGTTCAACGGTGGAGTGAAGTCCGGGCTGTTCCTGGCGGGTTACGTGGTCGGCGGGGACACGGAGGAGGATGTGGCAGCCAATCTCGAACGTGTGGCGGGCTGGTTCTCCGACAACACCCGGTGGCGGCCCGCCGACTCCTCCGGAGGTACCGCATGA